The nucleotide sequence GAGATCAAAAAGGAAAGTATCCTTtctatgaaaaataatataaatggaattaatgaaattatatttgataactatatttatgtctttatattttataaatatataagaaatataaagaaaagtatgaaatataacattacaaaaatacaaagtaatattaaaaaaatgattcatctatttattaatatatgtaaaacGAATAATGACGAAAATAACAAGATGGAACAAAAGATGCCATTAAGCATGAATACAGAagatacaaaaaatattagcaataatattttagGCGATCAAGAATGCaacaataattatattaatgattCAACACAAttcttaatatattttaaatacatAGAGTTGTGTAAATATTACAAAAGttgcataaaaataaattatgaaattataaaatcgGTACACACATTTCACATATTGttaacacatttttttaaatattttcctgtcttaaattttaaaaaagggaattgcatcatatataattattatgataaatcgtatatatataaagaacaAGCatcaaatgaaaatattgaCACAAAAAAAGCAGGTAAAGTAAATAAAGAATGcttttttgatatatttaaaaatgttaaggATTATGAAAtagattttttatatttcaatgaataccaaaaaaaaaaagatgatGTAGATGAAACACTACAAAGCatagaagaaaataacCAAGTTGAATCTTTTAGTGAAGTGTTTCATATTGATGATAATACTAATTTTGATTCTACTAATTTATCACAAAACAATTTtacaaaagaaaatataaatgatcaTGAAAACACagataataattatagtaATGGCTATATAGAaggtttaaaaaaaatatttttatactgCATAAACAATAATCTAAATGATTTCCTAATAAGCGTAAATATGGaagaaaattttcaaataaaaagagACACATCagaaaacgaaaaaaatatttcgatcataaatcaaaataaaggTGATGAGCTTGTCAAAAAATGCAGAAGCGATAGTATTTTAGAAATCTTAAAAACCAATAAAGCATTATACAGCAAAATATTAGAAATTATAGAAGGGTTTTCGAAAGGCATGtcaaatattatacaaaattatgaatatgaCTTAAATCGATACAGTAAAAAGGTCTtagatatatatgataataatgttTTTGATATACACTATAAAATTTCTAATCAAAATACAATTGAAAGTGAAGAAGAagtaaaaaacaaaaaattattggaagtaaaaatatttttagattataaaaagttatataacaaaaaaacagTGGAAACTCAAACACCcgtttcattttttaaaaatgataaagcAATACAAATAGCAAAAGATACAGAGACAATAACGATATCAGAACAATTTATTCAAACAcgaaaaaacaataatcctattttttatttaagtgatatatatagttaatttttattctgtcatttattatcaaaaaagaaagttttaaatatattttgtggagcgatataatattgttcTCATATGTGATATATTTGTCCTACACTTTAACATTAATTAGCTTATCGAATTTTCATTTCATATTTcatagtatatattttatttttcatcttgtaatttttatttgactgaattttatttttgtggTATTCtatactaatatatatataaatacacatgtaagttttttttctttttttttaatgccatttatttttttataaatttacaaatttattattctatATGATTATAAAAGCTCATATTTCGGTATATCATTTTGCTAACACTGTTTTTGAAAATactatatatgtataatatataagaacaaaaatagagaaaatgcttttttatttttttcttcaaaaattataaccCCCACACCATTTTTAaactttctttttttattgaaatTCATTAGAACTATTTCACCAAATgattgttaatttttttttataattactAACCCTCTAAAAATCCTTCGTAATATATTccacatatttttttagcttAGCTTTTTGGCACATTTGTTTTCCCACGATTTATTATACAGTTGCGAAGATGCACttatagaaatataaaattggaTGAAATATAACATCCGTTTCAcaaatattacaaaatgAGTAATATTGCATATAAAGTCAATTAAAATGCTAAGGAATATATTTggaaatagaaaatattgtaATAAAATTCGAATATTGAATTCGCGATATATTCACAATAGTCATTTAAATAAGACCCTTAAAAATcgatataatgaaaaagtaagagataaatatttggataatatatacaacaaTGAAATCGATATTAATACTATAAATAGAAatgtgaaaaataaaaaaattgattaCCTTAGACAATTAATATACGATGAAATTGATGAGGATGagtatttattaaatgaaaatattattcaagaaatcaaaaaaaaaaaaaataataatagaggcagtattaataataatgaggGTTCGGAAAATTCGGGGCAtcaatgtaaaaataaacaaagtAAGGAAGGAAATGCAGAAATGGGCGAATCCCAATATAAGCAGGCTATCcgaatatataatttattgaaGTTAAATGATacaacaaatatttttgatgaAGATGTTTTCATGAACATAGatagtaaaataaatcatgacatatatgaatttgccaaaaacaatattataaatgaCAACTATAATGGTgtagaaaacaaaaaaaatcttAAAGAAAAAACTATAGATGTAAAAGCAGTTAAAGTAAATTCAATTACTGATAAATCCAACAGTTCGGAGCATAAAAAAGATGGTACTAACGATTCTTTTGATAGtaacataataaataacggctcaattttaaatgataatatatcaaatgaCCAAACATTTGATGAAAGTAACTTTATGAACATAACCAAAATGAATTTGCCTGTATTTAATCCAGCTAGCTTTTGCTTAGCTATTGAATCATTGACTAACCATATATGTGAcgatttaatttttttatttggaGATTTATcagataaaataaaaatccCAGATAATAATGAAGGCGAtagattatataaatatgtgcaATCTTtgtgtaattttttttgtttagaaaaaaatgaacatgATGTAGACAGATGGATAGAAGATGTTTATAAAgatgtaaaatataaattaccATCAAATATTCGGAATATTAAAgacaattatataaagaacTGGTTAAAAGGGCATATAAATAGAGTTTTAataaacgaaaaaaaaaaaaatgaatttttatataaagaaaaatattataacttaggaaatgattttttatatgataatttatCAATAGATAATGATACTGTTGTAGATACAAAAAAACACTTTTCTACATCTAAGTTAAcacattattttaaaacaattattgaatttttattagaaaaaaaaataaatagtgATTTAGaagaacaaataaatatgatgtttttaaatttaaaaaaaatcggTTTAGATAATTGGTTAAAAATGGATGTAAGggattttgaaaaatatcttttacgaaataataattcaaattttCTCGAAATTGTTGAAAATGATAAGCATACATCTTATTTAATGCTAAAGTGTGCTAGCAGAAATATTACGGATTTTACCTTTTATGAGGAATTTTCTCCATTCTATCTTTTTCATGAAAAGCCCAAAAACTCGATAGAGGAAAggataaataatatacaagagaataaacatatatctgatcaagaattaaaaaagatgATATATTCAAATCAATCGTCTTTAACTATTATTAAAACTGATGATAAAAGTGATGGATCTTACAATGAAATGGATATTGACCTGtttatagaaaaagaaaaaaaatacaacaTGAACAGATCTCTGATTACTTATTCATTTGATCAAAATACAGATACTTATAACTACAAATATAAGCAAATACCTAATACTATTTATGATCACAATACAAACAAATACATAAGAGAAAAAGATACGATTGATCCCatgttaaaattaaatgaaatgaGATCATCAATATTGGAAGTCAAACGAATGATGAGCATGACTAAAGGTGACcacattatatttatgcttATATTACATTATCTGCAtacctatatatatacaacacatttcttattttttcatccaTATTTCGAAATATTTCAAGTGTTTCACCTTAATAGGGactaatattattatatcattttaatattattttttatatacgtTCATTGTATCTTTAAaagctatatatataaacatttatatgctcatataattatttatatgttttatttttgtttttttatatttttagatgGAAGAGTTTATTACATaagaataattataatcatAGGAAACGGAAAGGGAGTGTATGGTTATGGAGTAGGATTTGGAAAAAATCTTAAGGAAGCACGAAATAGCGCTTTACTAAAttcaattaataatttagatTTTATagattataattataaaaattgcaTTTTGAATTTTCCAGTGAGTGGGCAAGAATATTCATCacatgtaaaaataatacctAGGCCACTAGGAAAAGGGTTGAAAATAAACAGAAAATATTTACCATTAGGATATATATTAGGATTAgataatgtaaaaatatctTTTAGTGGTAGTAATAAATGGATGAGTAGAATAAAAGCATTAAAAAGATGCTTAGACAAAATTGTATCTATTAAAACATTATGTAAAATGACggggaaaaaatatgtctGTCATTTTGCACCACATTATTGCACTAGTCATTGGCCAGATTACTggtttaaaaatatattaaaagagtataaatataaaattcaaagaattcaaaaaaaaagaagcgCAGTATGCAGAAAAAATTTCAGATcgaatatttcaaaaatcCCTGAAGAGGTATACCCGGATTTTACTCCATATACTTGGAAAACTCCAATTCAAAAACATATTGAATCgcaaaaatttaaaaaatatattgataataatatttaccACACCAATGTATTCTaagaaaattttttgtttttacatatataccaatatacaaaaaaataatatatgcatatatactTTTGTTTTTCAATTTGATTTATACGATAGTTAACAAATTGAAGCATcaaattattcatattgTGTACATAAAACTGAATAAATGGTTATTATATTACCCCGTTCTTTATGAAccaatttttatgttttaagGATGTAATCATAAAAAcctatatttttctttacaatag is from Plasmodium berghei ANKA genome assembly, chromosome: 14 and encodes:
- a CDS encoding mitochondrial ribosomal protein S5 precursor, putative, producing MLRNIFGNRKYCNKIRILNSRYIHNSHLNKTLKNRYNEKVRDKYLDNIYNNEIDINTINRNVKNKKIDYLRQLIYDEIDEDEYLLNENIIQEIKKKKNNNRGSINNNEGSENSGHQCKNKQSKEGNAEMGESQYKQAIRIYNLLKLNDTTNIFDEDVFMNIDSKINHDIYEFAKNNIINDNYNGVENKKNLKEKTIDVKAVKVNSITDKSNSSEHKKDGTNDSFDSNIINNGSILNDNISNDQTFDESNFMNITKMNLPVFNPASFCLAIESLTNHICDDLIFLFGDLSDKIKIPDNNEGDRLYKYVQSLCNFFCLEKNEHDVDRWIEDVYKDVKYKLPSNIRNIKDNYIKNWLKGHINRVLINEKKKNEFLYKEKYYNLGNDFLYDNLSIDNDTVVDTKKHFSTSKLTHYFKTIIEFLLEKKINSDLEEQINMMFLNLKKIGLDNWLKMDVRDFEKYLLRNNNSNFLEIVENDKHTSYLMLKCASRNITDFTFYEEFSPFYLFHEKPKNSIEERINNIQENKHISDQELKKMIYSNQSSLTIIKTDDKSDGSYNEMDIDLFIEKEKKYNMNRSLITYSFDQNTDTYNYKYKQIPNTIYDHNTNKYIREKDTIDPMLKLNEMRSSILEVKRMMSMTKDGRVYYIRIIIIIGNGKGVYGYGVGFGKNLKEARNSALLNSINNLDFIDYNYKNCILNFPVSGQEYSSHVKIIPRPLGKGLKINRKYLPLGYILGLDNVKISFSGSNKWMSRIKALKRCLDKIVSIKTLCKMTGKKYVCHFAPHYCTSHWPDYWFKNILKEYKYKIQRIQKKRSAVCRKNFRSNISKIPEEVYPDFTPYTWKTPIQKHIESQKFKKYIDNNIYHTNVF